The following is a genomic window from Cupriavidus taiwanensis.
TGGGCGGCATGTCGGTGTTTGGCATCAACGGCTTTGTGATAGGTCCGCTGATTGCCGCGCTGTTTATCTCGTGCTGGGATATTTCGGTGATCGAGGATCGCGACGACACCATGTGAGCGGGTGCCGCCGCCAGGTTCGACATGGTTGACTCTCACCGAGGACACCACCGCCGCTAACGTGACGATGAATTACTGAGGCTGAGGTGGTGTCCCGCCTGCGCTGCGAAACACCACCGTTCCTTGGTTACGCGGAAGCCGGCTCCAGTATCTGCCCGCCGCCATAGCTGGACTGCACCGGCGCGGCTCCGCCCGCTGTCATCCGGATCGCGCAATACTTGAACTCCGGAATCTTGCCGAACGGGTCCAGCGCCGCGTTGGTCAGCTTGTTGATCGCCGCCTCGTAGTAGCAGAACGGCACGAACACGGCGCCGCGCGGCGTGCCGGCATCGGCGCGCGCATACAGCGTGACCTCGCCGCGCCGCGACGACAGCGTGACCACGTCCCCTGGCTTGCCGCCGAGTGCATCCAGATCCAGTGGATGCACCAGCGCCACCGGGTCCGGCTCGATTGCATCGAGCACCCCTGCGCGCCGCGTCATGCTGCCGGTATGCCAGTGTTCCAGCTGGCGCCCGGTGATCAGCACCATCGGGTAATCCGCATCGGGACGCTCCGCGGCCGGGATGATGTCGGCGGGGACAAAGCGCCCCCGCCCGGTCGCGGTCGGGAAGCTGTCCGTGAAGATCACCGGCTCGCCCGGGTCGCCCTCTTCCTTGCACGGGTAGGTCACCGCGTGCTCGCGCTCCAGCCGCTCCCAGGTCACGCCGCCGATGCTGGGCATGGCCAGGCGCATCTCGTCGAACACGTCGGCGACGCCGGTGTAGTGCCAGTCCAGCCCCAGCTGCGCCGCCATCTGCTGGATGATCCACAGGTCCTGGCGCGCCTGTCCCGGCGGGTCCAGCGCCTGCCGGCCGAGCTGCACGGTGCGGTCGGTGTTGGTGAAGGTGCCGGTCTTTTCCGGGAAGGCCGAGGCCGGCAGCACCACGTCCGCCAGGTATGCCGTCTCGGTCAGGAAGATATCCTGCACCACCAGGTGGTCGAGCGATGCCAGTGCTTCACGCGCATGCTCGGCGTCGGGATCGGACATCGCCGGGTTCTCGCCCATGATGTACATGCCGCGCACCTCGCCACGCTCGATCGCCTGCATCACCTCGACCACGGTCAGGCCCGGCTGGCGGTCCAGCGGCATGCCCCACAGCGCCTCGAAGCTGGCGATCGCCAGCGGGTCGTCGACGCGCCGGTAGTCCGGGTACATCATCGGGATCAGGCCAGCGTCGGAGGCGCCCTGCACGTTGTTCTGGCCGCGCAGCGGATGCAGGCCGGTGCCGGGCCGGCCGATCTGCCCGGTCATCAGCGCCAGCGCGATCAGGCAGCGCGCGTTGTCGGTGCCATGCACGTGCTGCGACACGCCCATGCCCCACAGGATCATCGAAGCCTTCGAGGTGGCATAGGCGCGCGCCACCTCGCGGATGGTTTCAGCGTCGATGCCGCAGATCGGCGCCATCAGCTCGGGGCTGTAGGCGGCCACGTTGCGCTGCAGTTCGTCGAAGCCGATGGTGCGGCTGTCGATGAAGTCGCGATCGACCAGGCCTTCGTTGACGATCACATGCATCATCGCGTTGAGCAGCGCGACGTCGGCATCGGGCTTGAACTGCAGGAAGCGCCAGGCAAAGCGCGCCAGGTCCGAGCGGCGCGGGTCGGCCACGATCAGCCTGGTGCCGTTCTTGACGGCGTTCTTGATCCAGCTGGCCGCGACCGGATGGTTCACGGTCGGGTTGGCGCCGATCACGATCACCACTTCGGCCTTGTCGACATCCATCACCGGGTTCGACACCGCGCCGGAGCCGATCCCTTCCAGCAGCGCCGCCACCGACGAGGCATGGCACAGCCGCGTGCAGTGGTCGACGTTGTTGCTGCCGAAGCCGGTGCGCACCAGCTTCTGGAACAGGTAGGCCTCTTCATTGCTGCCCTTGGCCGAGCCAAACCCGGCCAGCGCACGCTTGCCATGGGTGTCGCGGATCTGCGCGAGCTTGCCGCCGGCCAGCGCCAGCGCCTCTTCCCAGGTGGCTTCGCGGAACACGTCCATCACGTGGTCCGGGTCCATGACGAAATCGCCGTGCTTCGGCACGCCGTCGCGGCGCACCAGCGGCACCGTCAGCCGCTGCGGATGCTGGACGTAGTCAAAGCCATACCGGCCCTTCACGCAAAGGCGCTGGTGATTGGCCGGGCCATCGCGCCCTTCCACGAACAGGATGCGGTTGTCCTTGACGTTGTAGGTCAGCTGGCAGCCGACGCCGCAGTACGGGCACACCGATTCCACCTGCTTGTCGGGCACCGCCAGCGCGGCATCGCGCGCGGGCATCAGCGCGCCGGTCGGGCACGCCTGCACGCATTCGCCGCAGGCGACGCAGGTGGAGGCGCCCATCGGGTCGTCCATGTCGAACACGATGCGGGCGTCGTCGCCGCGCAGCGCCAGCCCGATCACGTCGTTGACCTGTTCGTCGCGGCACGCGCGCAGGCAGCGGGTGCACTGGATGCAGGCATCCAGGTTGACCGCGATCGCCGGGTGCGACAGGTCTGCCGCCACGCGTTCGCGCGGCGCGAAGCGGGGCTTGCCGACCTCCAGCCTGGCCGCCCATTGGTCCAGTTCGTTGTGGCGGGTGTAGTCGGTCTCCGGCATGTCCGACTGCAGCAGTTCCAGCACGGTGCGCTGGGCGCGGCGGGCGCGCTCGGATTCGGTCTGCACCTGCATGCCGGCGGCCGGATAGCGGCAGCAGGACGGGGCCAGCACGCGCTCGCCCTGGATCTCGACCATGCAGGCGCGGCAGTTGCCGGCGGGCTCGAGGCCGTCCTTGTAGCACAGGTGCGGCACGTCGAAGCCTTCGCGCTGCGCCACTTTCAGCAGGCTTTCGCCGGGCTGCGCGCTTACCTCGCGGCCATTGAGGGTGAAGGTGACGGCCGGCTCGGCGGATTCGACTAGCGCGCGTTCGGCGCGGGTCAGTGCATTCATGTCTGTCTCTCAGGCTCGGGCGGCATCAGGCCAGTTCGTGCGGGAAGTACTTGATCACGCAGTCGACCGGGTTCGGCGCGGCTTGTCCCAGGCCGCAGATCGAGGCGTCGCGCATCACCGCGGACAGGTCGTCCAGCGCGGCCAGGTCCCACTTGGGCTGGCGGATCAGGTCGAGCGTCTTGGCCGTGCCGCTGCGGCACGGCGTGCATTGCCCGCACGACTCGTGCTTGAAGAAGTGCATCAGGTTGCGCGCCGCCTGCGTGGCGCTGTCGTGGTCGGACAGGATCACGATCGCGGCCGAGCCGATAAAGCAGCCATAGGGCTGCAGCGTGTCGAAGTCCAGCGGGATATTGCCCAGCGCCGCCGGCAGGATGCCGCCCGACGCGCCGCCGGGCAGGTAGCCGTAGAATGCATGGCCGTCGAGCATGCCGCCGCAGTATTCGTCGATCAGCTCGCGCACCGTGATGCCCGCCGGCGCCAGGTGCACGCCGGGGCGTTTCACGCGGCCCGAGACCGAGAACGAGCGCAGCCCCTTGCGCCCGTTGCGCCCCTGCGCGGCAAACCAGCCGGCGCCCTTCTCGATGATGTCGCGCACCCAGTACAGGGTTTCGAAGTTGTGCTCCAGCGTGGGCCGGCCGAACAGCCCCACCTGCGCCACATAGGGCGGGCGCAGCCGCGGCATGCCGCGCTTGCCTTCGATCGATTCGATCATGGCCGATTCTTCGCCGCAGATATACGCGCCCGCGCCGCGGCGCAGCTCGATGCGCGGCAGCCCCGGGACCGGCGGGTCCTGCTGCAGCTGCTGCAAGGCTTCGGTGAGCAGCGCGCGGCAGCCGGCATATTCGTCGCGCAGGTAGATGTAGATCGCCGCCACGTCGACCACGTGCGCCGCGACCAGCATGCCTTCGAGGAAGCGGTGCGGATCGCGTTCCAGGTAGACGCGGTCCTTGAAGGTGCCGGGCTCGCCCTCGTCGATATTGATGGCCATCAGCCGGGGCGCGGCCTCGCCGCGCACGATGCGCCATTTGCGCCCGGTCGGGAAGCCCGCGCCGCCCAGGCCGCGCAGGCCGGAATCCTCCATCGTGGCCAGCACCGCGGCCGGGTCCAGGGCGCCGCTGGCCAGGGACTTCAGCAGGGCATAGCCACCGTCGCGGCGGTAGGCGTCGTAGTCGATATAGGGTTCGGGCGCATGGCGCACCGCCCCGGCCTGCACCGCGGCGCCGATGGCCTCGGCGGTCGCGGCATCGACCGGGTTCTGTCCGACCAGCGCCGCGGGCGCCTTCTCGCAGCGGCCGATGCAGGGCGCGGCGACCACGCGCACCTCGGTGCCGAGCAGCGCCGGCAGCTTGTCGATCAGGGCCTGCGCGCCGGCCAGCTCGCAGGCAATGCCTTCGCACACGCGCACGGTCAGCGCGGGCGGCGGCGCGATCTGGCCGTCGGCGTCCTCGCGCACCACGTCGAAGTGGTGGTAGAAGGTGGCGACCTCGTAGACCTCGGTCATCGACAGGCGCAGCTCGCTGGCCAGCGCCACCAGGTGCGGCATGGCGAGCTGGCCGTAGCGGTCGTTGATGCAGTGCAGGTGCTCGATCAGCAGGTCGCGCCGGCGCGGCATCTCGCCCAGCGCCACGCGCACTTCGGCCAGCGCGGCCGCGTCGACCTGCCGGCCCTTGGGCTGGCGGCGCTTGCGCTGCCGGCCGAGCCCCGTCGCCTCGAGGGGAATGACAACCTGGTTCATGGCGTGCCTGGATGTTGTTTGTGGGGTTGCGGTGGGCGATCAGGAAGGGGCCGGCGGGCCACCCTCCTGTCGTGCCTTGTTGTTGTCGTATTGTGCTACCGGGCGCGGCGGCTGTGCAGGCATCGCAGCCGCACGCGTCCGGGTACTGCCAGCGCCGGTGGGCGCCGTGCTGCTTTCTTCATCAGGTCAGGTCTTCAGGCACGGTACGATAGCCCATCGGCGCCGCGGTGTTGGCATGCACGTACTTGCGCACATGCGCCTCGCGCATCGGCTTGAGCACGAACAGCGCCATCACCGCGGTCAGTGCCGCCATGCCGGAGGCCACCATGAAGACCGCATGCCAGCTGCCGGTGGCGGCCGTGATCACGCTGGAGAACGGCACCAGCAAGGCGGCCGTGCCCTTGGCGGTGTACAGCAGGCCCGCGTTGGTGGCGGCAAACTTGGGCCCGAAGGTGTCGCCGCAGGTGGCCGGGAACAGGCTGTAGATCTCGCCCCAGGCGAAGAACACGACGCCGGTCAGGATCACGAAGGCAACCGGATGGTAGCCGTACTTCGACAGCAGCAGGATGCCGACGGCCTCGACGCCGAACGCAAAGAACATGGTGCGCTCGCGCCCGATATGGTCCGAGATCCAGCCGAAGAACGGACGCGTCAGGCCATTGAGCACGCGGTCGATGGTCAGCGCGAAGGTCAGCGCCGGCAGGGTCAGGCCGAGGATGGAGATGGGCGCTTCGTGCAGGCCGAAGTCCTTGGCGATCGGGCCCAGCTGCGCGGTGGCCATCAGGCCGCCGGCGGCCATCATCACGAACATCGCGTACATGACCCAGAAGATCGGCGACTTCAGCACCTCGCGCGGCGACGCGTTGTAGGTGGCGGCAGCCTTCAGCGTGGTCTTGACCTCGCTGAGGATCCTGGCCGACGGCGGGTACAGGGCCATGCCCAGGATGAACACCACCAGCCCCTGGCCCAGCCCGAACCACAGGAACGCCGCCTCATAGCCCGAGGTCTTGATCATGTTGGCGATCGGCACCACGGTCAGCGCCGAGCCGGCACCGAAGCCGGCCGCGGTGATCCCCGCCGCCAGCCCGCGGCGATTGGGGAACCACTTCAGCGCATTGCCCACGCACGTGCCATACACCGCGCCGGCGCCCAGGCCGCCGATGGCCGCTGCGAAGTAAAGCATGGGCAGCGACGATGCCACCGAATTCAGCGCCCAGGCCACCGCGCACAGCAGGCCGCCACCCACCACCACCGGGCGCGGGCCGTACTTGTCGACCAGGTAGCCTTCGATCGGCACCAGCCAGGTTTCGGTAACAACGAAGATGGTGAAGGCTACCTGGATCGCGGTGCGACCCCAGCCATATTTGTCGTCGATCGGGTTGACGAACAGGGTCCAGCCATATTGCATGTTGGCGATCATCGCCATGCAGATCACGCCGAATACCAGTTGCACCCACGGCGACGCAAAGCGCGACGTGGACTCCGTCTGCTGCAATTCCATGATGTCTCCTTATAGCGGCGAACCGCCAAGGTGGAAGATGGGCGCCTGAAGACGCCTCTGCGTGACTCTCGGTCGAAGAACAGCTGAGCCGTTCTAGTGCTATACGGTATGTGATATATCAGGTAAGTCAAGCGTATTCGTCGCGGCTGTGCAGCATCCGGCCGCGTTACCTGGTGCCGGAATCGCCTCACATCGCCCGCGACTGTTGCGCGGGAAGCATCAAAGGCGGCTCCGCCAGCATCCGGAGTCTTTGGAAATCAAGCAGTTGGCGTACGTCGGCGGATCAATCGGCCGACGCACGGCAACCGCAAGCATGCCGGGGATCGCGCTATCGAAAAACCGGGAAAACGATCGGTTGGGGAAAGTCCCTAGATGCAGACATGAATGTCTGGGGGGTCATCTGAACAAGGCTTCGTGGCGCTAGCCAGGGCTTGCGAGGGAGCGCGGGAGCACGCGTGAGCTGGCGCAGCGGGGATGCGCGCGAAGCGCTGGAGGGATGTCGCTGCGGAACAGCCGGCAAACCAGCCAGCAAACAGCCAGTGAACAGCAGGAGGGAAGGAGGTGGCGGCCGTGCTTGCCGTGAAGGTCGCAAGGGATGCCGGCCGCTACAGCCCTTGCCAGAGGCGCGCTTCAGCGCGAAAGCGCCGCGCGCCGGCCGGAATCAGGCATAGGCCAGTTCACCGGCAGCCGGCACGATGCGCGAGGCGCTGGCGCGGCCCGCGCCGTCGCGTTGCTGGTCCGAGCCCAGGCCGGCGAAGCGGCCATGGTCCTGCGCGGTGACCAGCACATCCATGGGCAGGCGCGTGGCCAGCAGCGTGGTCACGCCCACACCGACAGCGATCAGGGCCAAGCCAAGGGCGACGAGAAGAGCGACTTCCATTTGAAAACTCCAGTAGCGTTGTGATCAGGAGTTTTCATTATATGCTGCGCCGCACTATGTGTAAATATCCTGTATGTAATATATCAGTAGAGGTTTTGCACTAATCCAACATACAGGCTGCAGGCCCCCGGGGTCATGCCGCCGTGGGTTCGCGGCGGCGCATCGGCGGCTCCTGGTACTCCTGCCCGCGCAAGGCGTCCCAGATCGCGGCCGCGTTGGGCTTGAGCGAGCGGCTCTTGCGCCGCACCAGCATCACGGTCGATGTCACCTGTGGCCGCAGCGGCCGCATCACGGCGGCCGGATGCATGCCGCCGGCCTGCGCCCGCGACGGCACCACGCCGATGCCCAGTCCCAGCGCCACCATGCCGAACACCGCGGCAAAATGGCCCAGCAACTGCAGCGAGCCCGCGCGCACGTGGTAGCTGCTGAGCGCCCTTTCGACCGCGGGCTGCATGCCGCATTGCTGGTCCAGCGTCAGCACGCTGGCATCGCACAAATCCCCCCACCCTACGGTATCGTGCTGGGCCAGCGGGTGCCTGGCGGGCAGCACGGCGTGATAGTCATCGACACACAATGGCTCGCAGTACAAGTCATCGCCGGCGCGCGGATCGGTGGCGATGCCGAAATCGACCTCGCCGCTGCGCACGCTCTGCAGCACCGATTCCTGCGAACGGTCCTTCAGGTGGATGTCGATCGCCGGCCACGCCTGGCGGCACCCGGCAAGCCAGGTCGGCAGCGACATCGAACTCAGCACCGGGTCCGACGCGATCTGCACCAGGCCCTGGCAGGGCCGGCTGGCGCTCTGGCTGTCGCGCAAGGTCTGCTCCACTTCCTCGATCAGGTGGCAGATGCGCTGCGACAGGTGCTGGCCCGCGTCGGTCAGCTCCACCTGGCGCGTGGTGCGGTCGAACAGCCGCTGGTCGATCTCTTCTTCCAGTTCGCGCACGCTGCGGCTGACCGCCGACTGCGTCAGGCCCAGTTCCACCGCGGCGCGGGTAAAGCTCTTGTGCCGCGCCACGGCGGCAAAGGCCTTCAGTTGCGGCAGCGAGATATTCATGGCCTGCTCCCCTGCCCCGCAACTGCACGGCTGAGGCGAGGCCTGTCTTCAGGCACGGCATGGCGCCGGGGGGCAGCCACGGCTGCGTTCGGTCCGGTCACGGTAGTCTCCTTGGTATGGTCGTGGCTGTGGGCAGCCATCGTTGTTATGGGCCATCGGGATGGCCAGCGGCTGGCTCCTGCGCTGCCGGAGTGCCGGATTCGGGCGGGACATGGAAATCTGACGATTGATGCTACTTGAATCTAAGATCAGCACTGCATAAAGTTTTTTATCGTTTGTATAGCGGATCGTTTATAGGTCGAGCAAGGGATGAAGATCGGATGAAGAACGCCACGCTGCGGCAGCTGAAGGTCTTCGAGACCGTTGCCCGCCATATGAGCTTTTCCCGCGCCGCCGAGGAACTGCACCTGACCCAGCCCGCGGTGTCGACCCAGGTGCGGCAACTGGAGCACCACGTGGGGCTGCCGCTGTTCGAGCAGCTCGGCAAGAAGATCTACCTGACGCCGGCGGGCCATGAAATGCTGCATTACAGCCGCAGCATCATCCAGCAGTTCCGCGAAGCCGAGGACGCCATGTCGCAACTCAAGGGCATCTCGGGCGGCCGCCTCAATGTCGCGGTGATCAGCGCTGGCGATTACTTCTTCCCGCGGCTGCTGGCCGAGTTCATGGACCGCCACGAGGGCGTGACGCTGAACCTGGCCGTGCACAACCGCGAGGAACTGCTGCACCAGCTGGCCGGCAACCTGACCGACCTGGCCGTGATGGTGCGCCCGCCCGAGGGCATGGACACCGTCAACGAGGCCTTTGCCCCGCACCCCTACGTGATCGTCGCCGCGCCCAGCCACCCGCTGGTGGGCGTGCGCGATATCCCGCTTGCCGAGCTGGCCGACGAAGCCTTTGTCTCGCGCGAGAAGGGCTCGGACACCTGGAACTCGATGCAGGAAGGCTTTGCCGGCCGGCTGTCGAATATGCGCATCGCGATGGAGATCAAGAGCACCGAGACCATCAAGCAGGCCGTGATCGCGAATATGGGCATCGCCTTCCTGTCGGCCCATACCGTCGGCCTGGAGCTGCAGGCGGGCAAGCTCGCCGTGCTCGATATCGAAGGCTTCCCGGTGATGCTCAACTGGTACGTGGTGCACCGCAAGAACAAGCGGCTGCCGCCGGTGGCGCTGGCATTCAAGCAGTTCCTGATGGAGGAAGGCGCCGACCTGATCCAGGCCATCACCGGCGTGGCAGGGCTGATCCGCCACGATGCATAAACGATCGTTTATGGTTTCGCTATCAAACTTTAATTATCGTAAATCATCCGCCGTCCCTATGCTTGTCTCAACCCAACCGCCACCGTGCACCGGAGGAGACCAGCATGAACCCCGCCCAGCAGGAAAGCCGCCACGCCGCCATCACCGTCGGTGCCGACAACCAGCCGATCCCGCGCGAGACCCAGCTCGCGGCCTACAACGCGGCGTTTATCGAACTGGGACTGCGCTTTCGCTGGGACGCCGCCATGTATGAATGGCTGTGCGGCATCGAATGCGAAAAGGGGCGCGTGGCCCGCTACATCGAGGAACACCACCCTCACCTGCTGGCCGCCTACGACGCCGCCTTCCTCAGCGGGCTGATCTTCGAGAAAAAGAACGAGTACCTGCGCGCGGTCGGCCACCTCAACTGAGCGGGCCCGATCGGTTCACGGCGAGGCGCGCTAGCGCGGCCTCGCCGTTTTTTGTTCAACTGACCTTGGCCACCATCAGGTAGAAAATGGCCAGGAACGAGAACAGCGCCGGAAAGCCCAGCCCGAACCACCACCAGAACAGGCGCCAGTAAGCGCGCGGCAACTGAGGGCCGGTGCACTCCAGCGCCACGTCGCGCATGCGCTTCTGCAGCCAGACCACCGGCAGCCAGCAGGCAATGGCGATGGCGTAAAGCACCACCGACCACTTCAGCCACGGCACCGACCACGAGAACCCGGCCATCTTCACCAGCGCATAGCCGGTCAGCGGCTGCAGGATGGCGGTGGAGGCGGTGAAGATCCAGTCGGCGATCACCACCATGCGCGCGGTCGCGGCGACGGTGCGGACATTGCGCGTCAGCGTCGCGCCGACCAGGTAGAAGGCGCTGCCCACGCCGGTGCCGAACAGGAAGGTGGCCGACATGATGTGCAGCCATTTCAGCGTGACGTAGTCCATGCCCGTTCCTCGGTCAGGTGCAGCCACCACAGCACGGCCAGCATCGGCACGTTCTTGCTGAGCGGGCCATAGGGATGCAGCCAGAATTCCGGCAGGCGCACGCTGATGATGGCGGTATAGCCCAGGATCAGCGCGATCTGCGCCAGCCACAGCCAGCGCGGGCGCCGCGGCAGCACGCACAGCACGCCGAACACCAGGTCGAGCAGCGCCGCGCCATAGAGCGCCAGCGGCTGCAGCGCCGGCGGCACGCCCGCGCGCGCAAGCAGCGCATAGCTGTCGGCCACCGGGTACAGCCCCAGCGACACCGCGGCGGTGACGATCCACACGAACGCCACGCTCCAGCGCAACAGCGGATGGATCCAGCGCTGCAGCGCCTGCGCGCGCAACGCGCTGCGCAGCCCCGGGGGGATGAATGCGGTGACGGCCAGCGGCGGCCGCCCGAGCACGCGCGCGAGCCCGGACGGATCGGCCACGTTGCCCTGCTCCAGCATGGTCAGCGCATCGCGCCCTAGCACGCCGCCGCTGGCGCGTTCGGCCAGCGGCATCACCGCCCGGGCCAGCGCGCGCGGCAGCGGCAACAGCCAGGCCTTGCCGCGCAAACCCAGGCCATGGCGCAGCGCATCCAGGTAGCCGGCCAGCGGCATCGGCGCCGGCCCCACCAGCGCCAGCCGGCCGCAACGCCATGGCGCTTCGCCGCCCCATTGCGCCAGCAAGGCCACGATGGCCTGCGCCACATCGTCGACATGGACCGGCTGCACCGGCTGCCTGCCGCCGCCGGGCAGTGCCAGGCAGGGCAGCGTCGCCAGCGCGCAGAACAGCTGCGCGCTGGTGCCGTCTGCGCCGAAGACCAGCGACGGCTGCAGCACGGCGGCGTCGATGCCAAGCCCGAGCAGGTGCTGGTCGGCGCTGCGCTTGCTGCGATGGAAGTCGGTCAGCGCGTGTTCGTCGGCACCCAGCGCCGACATCTGCACCACCAGCCGCACCCCCTGCCGCTGGCAGGCATCGAACAGCGCCTGCGGCGCGGCGCGGTGCAGCACGTCGAAGCGCTGCGTGGCGGTCTCGCGAAAAATGCCGACCAGGTTGACCACCGCGTCGACGTCCGCCAGCAGCGGCGCCCAGTCCGCGGCCGCCGTCATCCGCGCGAAATCGACGGCACGAAATTCGCTTGCCGTGCTGGCATGGCCGCGCTGCGGCGCTTCGGGTGCATCGTGCGCAGGCACGCGCCGCACACCCGCTATCACATGGAATCCTCCAGCCAGCATGGCGGCG
Proteins encoded in this region:
- the fdhF gene encoding formate dehydrogenase subunit alpha, with the protein product MNALTRAERALVESAEPAVTFTLNGREVSAQPGESLLKVAQREGFDVPHLCYKDGLEPAGNCRACMVEIQGERVLAPSCCRYPAAGMQVQTESERARRAQRTVLELLQSDMPETDYTRHNELDQWAARLEVGKPRFAPRERVAADLSHPAIAVNLDACIQCTRCLRACRDEQVNDVIGLALRGDDARIVFDMDDPMGASTCVACGECVQACPTGALMPARDAALAVPDKQVESVCPYCGVGCQLTYNVKDNRILFVEGRDGPANHQRLCVKGRYGFDYVQHPQRLTVPLVRRDGVPKHGDFVMDPDHVMDVFREATWEEALALAGGKLAQIRDTHGKRALAGFGSAKGSNEEAYLFQKLVRTGFGSNNVDHCTRLCHASSVAALLEGIGSGAVSNPVMDVDKAEVVIVIGANPTVNHPVAASWIKNAVKNGTRLIVADPRRSDLARFAWRFLQFKPDADVALLNAMMHVIVNEGLVDRDFIDSRTIGFDELQRNVAAYSPELMAPICGIDAETIREVARAYATSKASMILWGMGVSQHVHGTDNARCLIALALMTGQIGRPGTGLHPLRGQNNVQGASDAGLIPMMYPDYRRVDDPLAIASFEALWGMPLDRQPGLTVVEVMQAIERGEVRGMYIMGENPAMSDPDAEHAREALASLDHLVVQDIFLTETAYLADVVLPASAFPEKTGTFTNTDRTVQLGRQALDPPGQARQDLWIIQQMAAQLGLDWHYTGVADVFDEMRLAMPSIGGVTWERLEREHAVTYPCKEEGDPGEPVIFTDSFPTATGRGRFVPADIIPAAERPDADYPMVLITGRQLEHWHTGSMTRRAGVLDAIEPDPVALVHPLDLDALGGKPGDVVTLSSRRGEVTLYARADAGTPRGAVFVPFCYYEAAINKLTNAALDPFGKIPEFKYCAIRMTAGGAAPVQSSYGGGQILEPASA
- a CDS encoding NADH-ubiquinone oxidoreductase-F iron-sulfur binding region domain-containing protein, giving the protein MNQVVIPLEATGLGRQRKRRQPKGRQVDAAALAEVRVALGEMPRRRDLLIEHLHCINDRYGQLAMPHLVALASELRLSMTEVYEVATFYHHFDVVREDADGQIAPPPALTVRVCEGIACELAGAQALIDKLPALLGTEVRVVAAPCIGRCEKAPAALVGQNPVDAATAEAIGAAVQAGAVRHAPEPYIDYDAYRRDGGYALLKSLASGALDPAAVLATMEDSGLRGLGGAGFPTGRKWRIVRGEAAPRLMAINIDEGEPGTFKDRVYLERDPHRFLEGMLVAAHVVDVAAIYIYLRDEYAGCRALLTEALQQLQQDPPVPGLPRIELRRGAGAYICGEESAMIESIEGKRGMPRLRPPYVAQVGLFGRPTLEHNFETLYWVRDIIEKGAGWFAAQGRNGRKGLRSFSVSGRVKRPGVHLAPAGITVRELIDEYCGGMLDGHAFYGYLPGGASGGILPAALGNIPLDFDTLQPYGCFIGSAAIVILSDHDSATQAARNLMHFFKHESCGQCTPCRSGTAKTLDLIRQPKWDLAALDDLSAVMRDASICGLGQAAPNPVDCVIKYFPHELA
- the oxlT gene encoding oxalate/formate MFS antiporter — translated: MELQQTESTSRFASPWVQLVFGVICMAMIANMQYGWTLFVNPIDDKYGWGRTAIQVAFTIFVVTETWLVPIEGYLVDKYGPRPVVVGGGLLCAVAWALNSVASSLPMLYFAAAIGGLGAGAVYGTCVGNALKWFPNRRGLAAGITAAGFGAGSALTVVPIANMIKTSGYEAAFLWFGLGQGLVVFILGMALYPPSARILSEVKTTLKAAATYNASPREVLKSPIFWVMYAMFVMMAAGGLMATAQLGPIAKDFGLHEAPISILGLTLPALTFALTIDRVLNGLTRPFFGWISDHIGRERTMFFAFGVEAVGILLLSKYGYHPVAFVILTGVVFFAWGEIYSLFPATCGDTFGPKFAATNAGLLYTAKGTAALLVPFSSVITAATGSWHAVFMVASGMAALTAVMALFVLKPMREAHVRKYVHANTAAPMGYRTVPEDLT
- a CDS encoding LysR family transcriptional regulator, with amino-acid sequence MNISLPQLKAFAAVARHKSFTRAAVELGLTQSAVSRSVRELEEEIDQRLFDRTTRQVELTDAGQHLSQRICHLIEEVEQTLRDSQSASRPCQGLVQIASDPVLSSMSLPTWLAGCRQAWPAIDIHLKDRSQESVLQSVRSGEVDFGIATDPRAGDDLYCEPLCVDDYHAVLPARHPLAQHDTVGWGDLCDASVLTLDQQCGMQPAVERALSSYHVRAGSLQLLGHFAAVFGMVALGLGIGVVPSRAQAGGMHPAAVMRPLRPQVTSTVMLVRRKSRSLKPNAAAIWDALRGQEYQEPPMRRREPTAA
- a CDS encoding LysR family transcriptional regulator; amino-acid sequence: MKNATLRQLKVFETVARHMSFSRAAEELHLTQPAVSTQVRQLEHHVGLPLFEQLGKKIYLTPAGHEMLHYSRSIIQQFREAEDAMSQLKGISGGRLNVAVISAGDYFFPRLLAEFMDRHEGVTLNLAVHNREELLHQLAGNLTDLAVMVRPPEGMDTVNEAFAPHPYVIVAAPSHPLVGVRDIPLAELADEAFVSREKGSDTWNSMQEGFAGRLSNMRIAMEIKSTETIKQAVIANMGIAFLSAHTVGLELQAGKLAVLDIEGFPVMLNWYVVHRKNKRLPPVALAFKQFLMEEGADLIQAITGVAGLIRHDA
- a CDS encoding DUF2269 family protein, giving the protein MDYVTLKWLHIMSATFLFGTGVGSAFYLVGATLTRNVRTVAATARMVVIADWIFTASTAILQPLTGYALVKMAGFSWSVPWLKWSVVLYAIAIACWLPVVWLQKRMRDVALECTGPQLPRAYWRLFWWWFGLGFPALFSFLAIFYLMVAKVS
- a CDS encoding SDR family oxidoreductase; the encoded protein is MLAGGFHVIAGVRRVPAHDAPEAPQRGHASTASEFRAVDFARMTAAADWAPLLADVDAVVNLVGIFRETATQRFDVLHRAAPQALFDACQRQGVRLVVQMSALGADEHALTDFHRSKRSADQHLLGLGIDAAVLQPSLVFGADGTSAQLFCALATLPCLALPGGGRQPVQPVHVDDVAQAIVALLAQWGGEAPWRCGRLALVGPAPMPLAGYLDALRHGLGLRGKAWLLPLPRALARAVMPLAERASGGVLGRDALTMLEQGNVADPSGLARVLGRPPLAVTAFIPPGLRSALRAQALQRWIHPLLRWSVAFVWIVTAAVSLGLYPVADSYALLARAGVPPALQPLALYGAALLDLVFGVLCVLPRRPRWLWLAQIALILGYTAIISVRLPEFWLHPYGPLSKNVPMLAVLWWLHLTEERAWTTSR